DNA sequence from the Paenibacillus azoreducens genome:
GCTTTTCGCTTGAGTTGGTGATGAATTTCCAGGATTGCTTAAGCTTTTCCGAGCGCAAAGCTGACAATCAAAATAATCAGCACGATGGAAGTAATGATAACATACAATTTATCGCCCTCGCGGACAAAGACCCAAATCGAAATGGCGACGCGCAGCACCGGAGTCAGGATCAGCAGAATTAGACCGGTCGTGATGACCGCATAGGGTTTCATATGAATCGTGCCGGTGAAAATCTCGGGCAGGCTGTGCGGATAATAGTCACCCGGATACCCGCTGCTTCCCTGGATAAAAAACAAAATGAGGCCCAGGATAATAACAGCGGCGCTGATGAGTACGCCAACACGAAGCCAGCGGCTGACGGCAAGTTCAACGTCTTGAATCTGGCTGTTGTCTTTTTGAATTGAACTGTTATCGCTCATTTGTCCAACCCCATTCCTTGATAAATCATCTGGAGTGCTATATACAGCAGCACAGGTATAAAGATCATGCGGATCGTTTTGCTTTTCATCCGCTGCATAATTTGCGCGCCAATGGTCGCGCCGGCCAGTACGCCAAGCGCAACGGGACCTGCAATATGCGGATCGATGCTGCCGCGAAGCAGGTATACGCCTGCACTTGCGGCTGCGGTGACGCCCATCATAAAGTTGCTGGTAGCCGTTGAAACCTTAAGCGGCAGCTTCATAAAGACATCCATCGCCATGACCTTGAAGCTGCCGCTGCCGATGCCAAGCAAACCGGAGACAATGCCTGCTCCGTACATGACACCGAAACCGCCGTATACATTGCCCACATTATAAGAGATTTGCTGCTCTACGGCTTTGTCGTAATAGCTTCCGCCGAGCTTAAGCTTGGCTGCGGCAGGATGCATTTCCACCGCCTCCTGATGGTCGCCTTTCTTTTTCTTGATCATATTGATCGCGGAATAAACAAGCAGAAGTCCGAAAATGATGTAAAGCAGATTAGGGGCGATAAGTCCGCCGATAAATGCCCCGGTTATAGCACCGATCGTGGTGGCTATTTCCAGAAACATACCCACACGCAGGTTGGTAATCCGGTCGCGAATATAAGCGATCGCAGAACCGCTTGAAGTGGCGATAACCGAAATGATGCTGGCGCCGATGGCATGCTCGATGCTGACGCCAAACAACAACGTTAATGCCGGGGTGACGATAATGCCGCCTCCCAGTCCCAAAATGGATCCGACGATCCCGGCCAGAATGGCGATCAGAAGGACTTGCAGCGAGAACATAATCAAGTGATGACACCTTCCTCTCCTTAACGTAAGTACGATTGATTTTCGCTCCAGGCTGACGGTAAACTATAAAGATAAGCCTGGCATCCGAGTAGAATACGGATTTATTATACACCGATTGTATAATAAATGGTATACAATCGGACGTTAATTATCATGTTTAACTTTACATTGTAAAAAATAGCTAGCTAACCCCGGTAAATCCACTCTTTGACCGGGGAAGGGAGGGAGAGGCATATGCGTTTTAATCAATTGGATGAAAAGGATGAGCTTATCCTAAAGCATTTGCTGGAAAACGGCAGATTGAGCCATGCAGAGCTTGGCAGATTCGTCAACTTGACGCGCGCCGCTGTCCGGGAACGGGTTAATCATCTGATCGAGCAAGGGATTATCGATAAATTTACCGTGAGCGTCAATCCGCTTAAAGCGGGTAAAAACATGTCGGTATATTTTAATATCGACGTGGATTGGAGCATGCTGGAAGCCGTAGCGGAGCAGCTCTTGGCCGATGAGGAAATCACCAGCGTATATCAGATGAGCGGGGGACCGCATCTGCATGTACACGCCTTGATGGACAACCAGGAGCATGTTGAGCGCTATCTGTCGCGACTCCGAGAAATGGAAGGCATTACGAACGTTCACAGCGAATTTCTGATCAAACGTTTTAAAGAACGGGAAGGCCTCCTGATTTGAGTTTCTTTCGTTCGCTTCGTATTAAAAGGATATCCAAGCCTACCGTGGATTAGCCGCCTATCGTCATCAACTTAGCTTCAATAGAAGATCACCAGAAAAAGCCCTCGCGGCTGTTCAGGCGCTTCAGACGCCGGACAGCCGCGAGGGCTTTTTTGCATATATTATATCATTCGCCGCCTTCGGACCATCGGTTTAATAGCCGATCCGAAGGCAATAAGAAGGTCGAAACGCCGAGCAGCGGGAGGAAGCTGCAGATGGCCATAACGGTATCGACGCCGGCCATATCGATCCATTTGCCGAGCACCAATGCGCCGAGACCGCCAAGTCCAAAGGCGAGGCCTGTAATTAGTCCCGAGACGGTGCCGATTTTGCCCGGAAAAAGCATCTGGGCATAAACGACGGTAACCGAAAAGCTGGAAAAGACGATCAGACCCAGCAGGGCAAGCAGGACCCCGACTCCCCACAAGCCGACATGGGGCAGCAGCAAGGCGAGCGGTGCGGCTAAGACCATAGAGGCAAAAATAATGTTCCGCTTGCCGAACCGGTCCGCGAGCGGACCGCCGAAAAAGGTGCCGACCGCTCCCGCGCCGAGGAACAGGAAGATAAAAATTTGTGCGTCGTCGACGCTGAGTCCGTAATGGTCGATTAAATAAAACGGAAAAAACGTGCTGATGGAGGAACTGTACCAAGACCGGACGAAAACAAGAATGATCAGCATCACGATTGCGAACCTGACCTTGGTGCGGACTTCGGGCTTCAGCTGGCGCGCGGATGCTTTTTTCTTCACCTGGGCGCCGCTTTGCAGCTTGCGGCCGTACCATCTGGCGACATATATCTGAACGGCGATGCCTGCTCCGGCAACGAGAGTGAACCAGATTGCCCCAAACAGCCCAAGCGGGATAAAAATCCACATCGTCAGCATTGGAGCGAGGGATTGCCCTGCATTCCCCCCAACTTGAAATATGGATTGCGCGAGTCCTCTGCGGGGACCGGCAGCCATATGGGATACTCTTGAGCCTTCCGGATGGAAAGCCGCGGAGCCGAGCCCGACAAACACGACGGCCAGCAGCACGGCAGGATATGTACCGGCGAAAGCAAGCAGAAGCATACCCGTAAAGGTAAATCCCATGCCGATGGGTAGAAGAGCCGGCGCAGGCTTGCGGTCCGCAAACCAGCCGACGACGGGCTGCATGATGGAAGAAGTGAAGTTGATGGCAAACGAGATCCAGCCGATCTGCGTATAGTTCAAATGCATCGAGGAACGCAAAATAGGGAAAATCGCCGGAATAACCGACTGAATCGAATCATTGAATAGATGGACAAGGCTAATGGCGATCAGAATGCGGAAGACGGTGGCGTTCGCATCGGAGCCTGCCAGAGGCTGCTGCGCTTTTGGCGCCGCCGTGTTGACGGTAGGTACTGACATATGAACCTCCTGCTCTAGGCGCGATCAAAAAATAGTGAATCAGATTTGCCCGGAAAATCCCAGTCAACACGCTGCTTTCGGCAAATTGAATAGTCTTATTTTCTCGATCGCGCCTCATCAAATGGATAAAGAGATTATATGACAGACCCGGGGGGAACGTATACCTTTTACTTAATAATGACTCCGCCGAAAGGTATCACTTCGCGCAGTATTCTTTTGACGATGCCGTCCTGCTCCATCTCTTGCTGCAGGCGTTTGCCTTTTTGTCCCGCATGAAAAAGCACCGTTCCGGTACCTGTCATTTTCCAATGGTAATTCATATGCTGACTGGACAAGGTGTTGCCGTAGACGGTTAAATCCAGTTTGGCATTTTCGGGATAAGCGACAAGGCTGCCGGCATCCACGAACAAAGGCTCGGTCGGGTGCAGATCCGTTTCGTACACCGCGCCTTCCGTCAGCAGCCCGATGGTCCCGGTTCCGGAAAATTTCATTTTTACCGCATCTTTGGTAATGAGCATATTTTTGATACGTAAAATCCGGCTGTGCATTTCGATTCCCGAACTGTAAAAAAAGATGTTGCGGAAATCATAAAGCAGATCGCTGTTCTCATGCAGGTCCACGATTTTGATGGCAAAACCGGGAGGCAGAGCGGCGGTGAATTGGCAAGGGCCGGTCATATCCGCCTGGATCAGCTTCTTTTTCCGGTAGATTCCTTTCACGTCCATCAAGCGATCGCTGCGGCCCTCGGAAGGACCGCGGTAAACGATAATTTGTTCCGGGTGGAGAATATGCAGTGTTTCGCCGCCGCCAAGCGAAAAGTCAACAGCTTGTCCGATCCCTCCGCCGGATTCTCGTATTCTGAAATTCAACTGACTTCCTCCTTCTATAAAAAGACGGCCTGTTACCGCATTCTGCGGTTGGAGCGCTGCATGGCGAAACGCAAAAGCCGGATTCCGATAAAATAACCTGCCACGAGCACGATGACGGCGATCAACATTCTTTTGAATTTACGCGCTTTGGCTTCCTTCAGTTCATTCGCTTCCTTTAATTGATCGACCGTTTCGGCAAGCTGACGGTTCTGCTCGATAAGCTGGGCATTTTGTTCTTCAAACGCCTTGGCGTTTTCCTTGGCGCGGTCCAATTCTTCAAGCGTTTGCTGATAGCTTTCTTTCAGATCATTAACCTTTCCGGGCAGTTCGGAAAATTTCTCCACGCCATTGTAAAAGTCTTCAAAATAGTTTGCGTTTGCGGAAGAGCCGGCAAAAAGAAGGCCGCAAAGGAGCAAAATGAATATGGCGATTTTTCGCAAGAAAGCGAATGTATATTGTTGGATTCGATTTTTCATAGGATCACCACCTGCTGCTGATTACGATAAGGTCCGGGCGTGCTCGCACTCCCCTTTGCCCAAAATGACAAGTTTGAAAGGAGCCTGGGATGGGTAATTGATTATTACCGCTTCTTTGCTTGCATCCCCGCATTTATTTTGCCCCGGGCCGGTCTATTAAAAAAATATATGAATACACATAGATTATCGAAAGACCACAAGATATACAACTGCATGCTATGCGAGAGTCAAAAGGAGAAGATCGATATGGAAAAAGAACAACAATACAAAAAAGTGCTGATTACAGTAAACGACAAGCCTATAGGAAAAGAAATTTGGATTGATAAAGTGACGTATAGAGCGGTATCTTCGCATGAAATGTCCGTCATCGGTCGTTCAAATACGGAAGCTTCAGCAGGCTGATTTTTCCACCATAATAACATAACCTGTGAGCTAAAGTCCGAAATCTGTAGGATTTCGGATTTTTTGCTGAATACAAAGAAATAGAATTCGAAGAGAATCGAAAAATGCCTGATCGAAACCAAAAATTCATTCCTTACGTATAATTACATATTTCGACATTAATTTTCATGTGGTTCCTATATACTATATGGGTATTGAGTAGGTATTTTTGCGCATCTAAGAAAGAAAAGGAGGGAATTAAAAAGTCAACTTCAAAAGAATAATGTTCGTTGCTGTTGAAATTATGCTAACATGAAAGAAATATATCGGACGAACATATGTTCCGTGACAGAGTGCTGTCAACCAATATTGGTACGATATAGAGATGACAAGAAAAGGGGTGAAATCCATGCAGTCAGGTATTCAGGAGAATTTTACTTGGAACCGCGGACATATATTTGCAAGCGGCTCCAACAAAGTTATTTTGTTGGTTGAGTGGTACGGGGGAGCCTTCCGCCAATCACGAAAAAGAAGTACACCCAAACTGATCGCCCAAGATGTGCAGCTGCATTTATGGCTTGAACCGCAAGTCTCGTTGGTCCGTATTTTCGGAGGGAAGGTAGTCAAAAACCTGGGTCAGTCACTCATGATTCCTCTCGGTCATTTGTATGATGGCGTGAAGCAATTTCTGGCCATTGAACTTGCTCTAGAGTCCCAAAGTGCCGGCATGCATGGTGTTTTGTCTGCGCAGTGGAAATTCAAGGAGAAGAACAAGGAACGCATTAAGGAACTTCCTGTGAAGGAATTATATATTAACTACACTTACCATACCGGACTTCTGCAGCAGCCCGAAAA
Encoded proteins:
- a CDS encoding DUF1634 domain-containing protein, encoding MSDNSSIQKDNSQIQDVELAVSRWLRVGVLISAAVIILGLILFFIQGSSGYPGDYYPHSLPEIFTGTIHMKPYAVITTGLILLILTPVLRVAISIWVFVREGDKLYVIITSIVLIILIVSFALGKA
- a CDS encoding sulfite exporter TauE/SafE family protein, encoding MFSLQVLLIAILAGIVGSILGLGGGIIVTPALTLLFGVSIEHAIGASIISVIATSSGSAIAYIRDRITNLRVGMFLEIATTIGAITGAFIGGLIAPNLLYIIFGLLLVYSAINMIKKKKGDHQEAVEMHPAAAKLKLGGSYYDKAVEQQISYNVGNVYGGFGVMYGAGIVSGLLGIGSGSFKVMAMDVFMKLPLKVSTATSNFMMGVTAAASAGVYLLRGSIDPHIAGPVALGVLAGATIGAQIMQRMKSKTIRMIFIPVLLYIALQMIYQGMGLDK
- a CDS encoding Lrp/AsnC family transcriptional regulator; amino-acid sequence: MRFNQLDEKDELILKHLLENGRLSHAELGRFVNLTRAAVRERVNHLIEQGIIDKFTVSVNPLKAGKNMSVYFNIDVDWSMLEAVAEQLLADEEITSVYQMSGGPHLHVHALMDNQEHVERYLSRLREMEGITNVHSEFLIKRFKEREGLLI
- a CDS encoding MFS transporter, with amino-acid sequence MSVPTVNTAAPKAQQPLAGSDANATVFRILIAISLVHLFNDSIQSVIPAIFPILRSSMHLNYTQIGWISFAINFTSSIMQPVVGWFADRKPAPALLPIGMGFTFTGMLLLAFAGTYPAVLLAVVFVGLGSAAFHPEGSRVSHMAAGPRRGLAQSIFQVGGNAGQSLAPMLTMWIFIPLGLFGAIWFTLVAGAGIAVQIYVARWYGRKLQSGAQVKKKASARQLKPEVRTKVRFAIVMLIILVFVRSWYSSSISTFFPFYLIDHYGLSVDDAQIFIFLFLGAGAVGTFFGGPLADRFGKRNIIFASMVLAAPLALLLPHVGLWGVGVLLALLGLIVFSSFSVTVVYAQMLFPGKIGTVSGLITGLAFGLGGLGALVLGKWIDMAGVDTVMAICSFLPLLGVSTFLLPSDRLLNRWSEGGE
- a CDS encoding AIM24 family protein, with translation MNFRIRESGGGIGQAVDFSLGGGETLHILHPEQIIVYRGPSEGRSDRLMDVKGIYRKKKLIQADMTGPCQFTAALPPGFAIKIVDLHENSDLLYDFRNIFFYSSGIEMHSRILRIKNMLITKDAVKMKFSGTGTIGLLTEGAVYETDLHPTEPLFVDAGSLVAYPENAKLDLTVYGNTLSSQHMNYHWKMTGTGTVLFHAGQKGKRLQQEMEQDGIVKRILREVIPFGGVIIK